Proteins co-encoded in one Polaromonas vacuolata genomic window:
- the dapD gene encoding 2,3,4,5-tetrahydropyridine-2,6-dicarboxylate N-succinyltransferase: MTVSNANSALQTIIDAAWEARASLSPKSAAKEIIDAVDSTLAQLNNGTLRVATRESVGVWTTHQWIKKAVLLSFRLKDNELMRAGDLAFFDKVKTKFAHLSEEEMRATGVRVVPPAVARHGSFIAKGAILMPSYVNIGAWVGEGTMVDAWATVGSCAQVGANVHLSGGVGLGGVLEPLQANPTIIEDNCFIGARSEIVEGVIVEENSVISMGVYIGQSTPIYDRELDTISYGRIPAGSVVVSGNLPKAGGKYSLYCAVIVKKVDAKTRATTSLNDLLRD; the protein is encoded by the coding sequence ATGACCGTATCAAACGCCAACAGTGCCCTGCAAACCATTATTGACGCCGCTTGGGAAGCCCGGGCTAGCTTGTCACCAAAATCTGCAGCCAAAGAAATCATTGACGCAGTCGACAGCACTTTGGCCCAACTCAATAACGGCACGCTGCGTGTCGCGACCCGCGAATCCGTAGGTGTTTGGACCACACACCAGTGGATTAAAAAAGCCGTGCTGTTGTCGTTCCGCCTGAAAGACAACGAACTCATGCGCGCCGGCGACCTAGCCTTTTTTGACAAAGTCAAAACCAAATTCGCCCATCTGAGCGAAGAAGAAATGCGCGCCACCGGTGTTCGCGTCGTGCCACCAGCCGTTGCCCGTCACGGCAGCTTTATCGCCAAAGGCGCCATCCTCATGCCTAGCTACGTGAACATTGGCGCGTGGGTGGGTGAAGGCACTATGGTCGATGCTTGGGCAACTGTCGGCAGTTGCGCACAAGTCGGCGCGAATGTGCATTTGTCTGGCGGCGTAGGCCTTGGCGGTGTGCTTGAGCCCCTGCAAGCGAACCCAACGATTATTGAAGACAACTGCTTTATCGGCGCGCGTTCTGAAATCGTCGAAGGCGTGATCGTCGAAGAAAACTCAGTCATTTCCATGGGCGTCTACATCGGTCAGAGCACACCGATTTATGACCGTGAACTCGACACCATCAGCTACGGCCGCATCCCAGCAGGCTCAGTGGTTGTTTCCGGCAACTTGCCAAAGGCCGGCGGTAAATACAGTCTTTACTGCGCTGTCATCGTGAAAAAAGTCGATGCCAAAACCCGCGCCACCACCAGCTTGAATGATTTGCTGCGCGACTAA
- the dapC gene encoding succinyldiaminopimelate transaminase, with product MNPLLSQLQPYPFERLRQLHAGINPNPAYKAISLGIGEPRHATPQLVKDALSANLSSLSAYPATTGTPQLRQSISDWLKRRYDLKIDPATQIMPVNGSREALFSLAQAVLDPSQPGATVVCPNPFYQIYEGAALLGGAAVWFANTDPARNFAIDWQSVPESVWAKTQLLFVCSPGNPTGSVMRLEEWKLLFDLSDKYGFVIASDECYSEIYFRDEPPLGGLEAAAKLGRHDFKNLLCMTSLSKRSNVPGLRSGFVAGSAELIKPFLLYRTYHGSAMSPIVQAASIAAWNDEEHVVLNRALYREKFNSVTPLLASVMDVALPDAGFYLWAGLPPSFKGTDSDFSKQLLAAYNVVVLPGSYLARDGNPGQAKANPGAGRIRMALVAETAECMEAAQRIVQFIQSDFQ from the coding sequence ATGAATCCCCTGCTCTCCCAACTTCAGCCCTACCCCTTTGAGCGACTGCGCCAACTGCATGCCGGGATTAACCCAAACCCCGCTTACAAGGCCATTAGCTTGGGCATAGGCGAGCCACGCCACGCGACACCGCAATTGGTTAAAGATGCACTCAGCGCGAACTTGTCTAGTTTGTCGGCCTATCCAGCTACAACCGGCACTCCGCAATTGCGTCAGTCGATAAGCGACTGGCTAAAACGCCGCTACGATTTAAAGATTGACCCAGCCACGCAAATCATGCCGGTCAATGGCTCGCGAGAAGCTTTGTTTTCGCTGGCTCAAGCCGTGCTCGACCCTAGCCAGCCGGGTGCGACGGTAGTTTGCCCCAACCCTTTTTATCAAATCTACGAAGGCGCAGCTTTGCTTGGCGGCGCGGCTGTTTGGTTTGCCAACACTGACCCGGCACGCAACTTTGCGATTGACTGGCAAAGCGTGCCGGAGTCGGTCTGGGCTAAAACGCAATTACTTTTTGTTTGTTCACCCGGCAACCCTACCGGCTCAGTCATGCGTTTGGAGGAGTGGAAACTGCTTTTTGATCTGAGCGATAAATACGGTTTTGTGATTGCCTCTGACGAGTGCTATAGCGAAATTTACTTTCGCGATGAGCCGCCGCTAGGCGGACTAGAAGCGGCAGCAAAACTCGGTCGCCATGATTTTAAAAACCTGCTCTGTATGACCAGTCTGTCCAAACGCAGCAACGTACCCGGCCTGCGCAGCGGCTTTGTGGCCGGCAGCGCAGAGCTGATCAAACCGTTTTTGCTTTACCGCACCTATCACGGCAGCGCCATGAGCCCAATTGTTCAAGCAGCCAGCATCGCCGCTTGGAATGATGAGGAACACGTCGTACTCAATCGCGCCTTGTACCGCGAGAAATTTAACAGCGTCACGCCGCTATTGGCCAGCGTGATGGACGTGGCATTGCCAGATGCCGGCTTTTACCTGTGGGCCGGTCTGCCGCCCTCATTTAAAGGAACAGACAGCGATTTCTCGAAGCAATTGCTCGCTGCCTACAATGTGGTGGTGTTGCCGGGCAGCTATCTTGCCCGCGACGGCAATCCCGGTCAGGCAAAAGCCAATCCCGGCGCCGGTCGCATACGTATGGCTTTAGTCGCAGAAACCGCCGAATGCATGGAAGCTGCGCAGCGCATAGTGCAATTTATTCAATCCGATTTTCAGTAA
- the smc gene encoding chromosome segregation protein SMC → MRLNSIKLAGFKSFAEPTTFILPGQLVGVVGPNGCGKSNIMDAVRWVLGESKASELRGESMQDVIFNGTNTRKPASRSSVELVFDNADHRAGGQWGQFVEIAVKRVLTRDGNSSYFINNQPVRRRDVQDVFLGTGLGPRAYAIIGQGTISRIIESKPEELRLFLEEAAGVSKYKERRRETANRLSDTRENLTRVEDILRELNANLDRLEKQAAVALRYNQLNADGTLKLHQLWFLKRGESQADQAKVKLEADKSVNALESRIADLRHIEADLETIRQAHYAAGDHVNQAQGKLYEASAEVGRLEAEIRFVVDGRIRVEQRLIQLKEQTEQWATRSEDAAIEAETLSEQAMEAEEKSELLAAQSQEQQSELPALEDSLRSAQTKANEQRASVVQVQQQIQVLAADQRNIEEQSRSLSLRMERLGADKNALNAPDEARLVNLKTQFSVAQESQQEAQGRLDELSDSVPQLDEDRRFRQQAVNTESAKRTEYSARMEALKALQEKVKTDGKLKPWLAKHGLDSLQGLWSRLHIEQGWENALEAALRERLGALEVSRLDMVRGFAGTDGRDAPPAKLAFYAAPQAAAPARTNSALNLKPLADLLRLNDAGLAALLGDWLHGCYTAEKLDDALAARERLQTGEVVYVMSGHAVTAHSVSFYAQDSEQSGLLARAQEIENLEKQLRAQTLISDEARNASARAESVYADASQRLALARREAAEYQSRAYELQVELLRLSQLAEQTRARSEQIQSDMTETGDQLEQLQERKATAEGRFDELDMQLADTQERHAQLDDKVIQTERKLTESREQQRSLERQLQEAQFALRSLAARRQELARSIDIAAQQAGTIAAEEQRASEELSRLSDAAAKAGLQSALDIKLERETDMAAKRSQYDDLTTKLRASDERRLQLERELDPLRQRITEFQLKEQAARLGFEQYEQLLQEAQADLPAIELSIQNGNVRLTGLQSEIDRINREIQALGAVNLAALDELSSARERKQFLDAQSADLNEAMNTLEDAIKKIDMETRELLSATFASVNEHFGKMFPELFGGGNARLMMTGEEILDAGVQVMAQPPGKKNQTIHLLSGGEKALTAIALVFAIFQLNPAPFCLLDEVDAPLDDANTERYAKLVASMSKSTQFLFISHNKIAMEMAEQLIGVTMQEQGVSRIVAVDMEAALGFVESPA, encoded by the coding sequence GTGCGTCTTAATTCAATCAAGTTAGCTGGGTTCAAGTCATTTGCAGAACCCACCACGTTTATATTGCCCGGCCAATTGGTCGGTGTGGTGGGGCCTAACGGCTGCGGTAAATCAAACATCATGGATGCGGTGCGCTGGGTTCTGGGCGAGAGCAAGGCTTCCGAGCTGCGCGGCGAATCTATGCAGGACGTGATTTTCAACGGCACTAACACCCGTAAGCCTGCCAGCCGCTCTAGCGTTGAGTTGGTGTTTGATAACGCCGACCACCGCGCCGGCGGCCAGTGGGGCCAGTTTGTTGAGATCGCCGTTAAACGAGTATTGACTCGGGATGGCAATTCGAGCTATTTCATCAACAACCAACCAGTGCGTAGGCGCGACGTCCAAGACGTTTTTCTCGGCACCGGTCTGGGCCCACGTGCTTACGCCATCATTGGTCAGGGCACGATTAGCCGAATTATTGAATCTAAGCCTGAAGAATTACGTCTGTTTTTGGAAGAGGCCGCGGGTGTCTCCAAATACAAAGAGCGGCGCCGGGAAACCGCTAACCGACTCTCGGACACGCGTGAGAACCTGACTCGGGTGGAAGACATTCTGCGCGAACTCAATGCCAATTTAGACCGGCTTGAAAAGCAAGCGGCTGTCGCGCTACGCTACAACCAGCTCAACGCTGACGGCACGCTCAAGCTACACCAGTTGTGGTTTCTCAAACGCGGCGAGAGTCAAGCCGATCAGGCCAAGGTCAAGCTAGAAGCGGATAAATCTGTCAATGCCTTAGAGAGCCGAATTGCCGACTTGCGTCACATAGAGGCCGACTTAGAAACAATTCGCCAAGCCCACTACGCCGCCGGTGACCATGTCAACCAAGCCCAGGGCAAGCTCTATGAAGCCAGTGCTGAAGTCGGCCGTTTAGAAGCAGAAATTCGCTTTGTGGTCGATGGCCGCATTCGCGTCGAGCAGCGACTAATTCAGCTTAAAGAGCAAACCGAGCAATGGGCGACGCGCAGCGAAGACGCCGCGATTGAGGCTGAAACCTTGTCCGAACAAGCCATGGAGGCAGAAGAAAAGTCCGAACTACTCGCCGCCCAAAGCCAGGAGCAGCAAAGCGAATTGCCAGCATTGGAAGACAGCTTGCGCAGCGCGCAAACCAAGGCTAACGAGCAACGCGCCAGCGTGGTTCAGGTGCAGCAGCAAATTCAGGTGTTGGCTGCGGATCAACGAAATATCGAAGAGCAGTCACGCAGTCTGTCACTCAGGATGGAGCGTTTGGGCGCGGATAAAAACGCCCTCAACGCACCCGACGAGGCGCGGCTAGTCAATCTCAAAACCCAATTTAGCGTGGCCCAAGAAAGCCAGCAAGAAGCGCAAGGCCGACTCGATGAATTGAGCGACAGCGTGCCCCAGTTAGATGAAGACAGGCGTTTTCGCCAGCAAGCGGTTAATACCGAGTCCGCTAAGCGCACCGAGTATTCAGCGCGCATGGAAGCGCTCAAAGCGCTACAAGAAAAAGTCAAAACCGATGGCAAGCTCAAACCTTGGTTAGCCAAGCATGGACTGGACTCTTTGCAAGGTCTGTGGAGCCGCTTGCACATTGAGCAAGGTTGGGAAAACGCTCTCGAAGCGGCCTTGCGTGAGCGTCTTGGCGCTTTAGAAGTAAGCCGTCTCGACATGGTGCGCGGCTTTGCCGGCACCGACGGACGCGATGCGCCACCGGCGAAACTGGCTTTTTACGCCGCACCGCAAGCCGCAGCCCCTGCGCGCACAAATAGCGCGCTCAATCTCAAACCCTTGGCGGATTTGCTTCGCCTCAATGATGCAGGTTTGGCCGCACTACTGGGCGACTGGCTACACGGCTGCTATACCGCCGAAAAACTTGACGATGCCTTGGCTGCACGCGAACGCCTGCAAACTGGCGAGGTGGTCTACGTCATGAGCGGCCATGCAGTCACCGCCCATAGCGTGAGTTTTTACGCCCAAGACTCTGAGCAATCTGGCCTTTTAGCACGCGCTCAAGAAATCGAAAACCTAGAAAAACAGCTGCGCGCCCAGACGCTAATTAGTGATGAAGCACGCAACGCCTCGGCTCGCGCTGAATCGGTTTATGCCGATGCTTCTCAGCGTCTAGCACTGGCCCGCCGCGAAGCCGCAGAATATCAAAGCCGTGCCTATGAGTTGCAAGTCGAATTACTGCGCCTGAGTCAACTGGCCGAACAAACCCGTGCGCGCAGCGAGCAAATTCAGTCGGATATGACGGAGACGGGTGATCAATTAGAGCAACTGCAAGAGCGCAAAGCTACAGCAGAAGGGCGCTTTGACGAGCTCGATATGCAGCTAGCGGACACCCAAGAGCGCCACGCTCAGCTCGACGACAAAGTGATCCAAACCGAGCGCAAGCTGACCGAGTCACGCGAACAACAACGCTCATTAGAACGCCAATTGCAAGAAGCCCAGTTCGCGCTGCGCAGCCTTGCCGCACGGCGCCAAGAATTGGCCAGGTCGATTGACATTGCCGCCCAACAAGCCGGCACCATAGCCGCTGAAGAGCAGCGCGCGAGTGAAGAACTTTCGCGCCTGAGTGATGCAGCGGCCAAGGCCGGCTTGCAATCCGCACTCGACATCAAGCTAGAACGTGAAACCGATATGGCCGCCAAGCGCAGTCAGTACGATGATTTAACAACCAAGCTACGCGCCAGCGATGAGCGGCGTTTGCAGCTAGAGCGCGAACTCGACCCACTGCGCCAGCGCATCACCGAGTTCCAATTAAAAGAGCAAGCCGCACGTTTGGGTTTTGAGCAATACGAGCAGTTGCTGCAAGAGGCACAGGCCGATTTACCCGCCATAGAGTTATCGATTCAAAACGGGAATGTTCGGCTGACTGGCTTGCAAAGTGAAATAGACCGTATCAACCGCGAGATTCAAGCGCTGGGTGCTGTCAATTTGGCAGCGCTCGACGAGCTCAGTTCAGCCCGCGAGCGCAAGCAGTTTCTTGACGCGCAATCGGCTGACTTGAACGAAGCCATGAACACCTTAGAAGATGCGATTAAAAAAATCGACATGGAAACTCGAGAGTTGCTATCCGCCACCTTTGCCAGCGTCAACGAGCATTTTGGCAAAATGTTTCCAGAGCTTTTTGGCGGCGGTAACGCACGCTTGATGATGACTGGCGAGGAAATTCTAGACGCCGGTGTGCAAGTCATGGCCCAGCCGCCGGGTAAGAAAAACCAGACGATTCACCTGCTGTCTGGTGGTGAAAAAGCCCTGACTGCAATTGCCTTGGTGTTTGCAATTTTTCAGCTCAATCCCGCGCCATTTTGTTTGCTCGATGAGGTTGATGCGCCGCTAGACGACGCTAATACTGAGCGTTATGCCAAACTGGTGGCAAGCATGAGCAAATCGACCCAATTTTTATTTATCAGCCACAATAAAATCGCTATGGAGATGGCCGAACAACTCATAGGTGTGACCATGCAAGAGCAAGGTGTCTCTAGAATTGTCGCAGTTGATATGGAGGCCGCCCTAGGCTTTGTTGAGTCTCCGGCATAA
- a CDS encoding cell division protein ZipA C-terminal FtsZ-binding domain-containing protein, with product MSSLQISLIVAGALLLLGVIVHSAWSAFKNRPKRPTQSPIPASADSAAAVLNQTATDSGQDPRSESERQEPQFDVASDASADFGAASLIALNTLTSTAKKPGLDALIDVIAQVQIESLVSGDAALAAMPGTRRVGSKAFGVEGLNSLNGLWEMPLPGQRYSALQCGVQMANRMGALNQIEYSEFVIKTQAFADAVGGEPEFPEMMDEVARARELDQFASAHDAQLSFTLRAKSTAWSLGYVQQSAARLGFIAGSIPGRMVLPSSQVGAPLLGLVFDTQAALAEDPEQTALREITLSLDVPQVPREEQPFPRMREAASALAQSMEGVVIDDNGNPINPQAMDQIGSELEQLYDMLDQRELSAGSALGRRLFS from the coding sequence ATGAGTAGTCTTCAAATCAGTTTGATCGTAGCGGGAGCCTTGTTGCTTCTAGGCGTTATCGTCCACAGTGCTTGGTCGGCCTTCAAAAATCGCCCCAAACGCCCAACCCAGTCGCCGATTCCTGCCTCGGCCGATTCGGCTGCAGCAGTTTTAAACCAGACCGCAACTGACTCTGGGCAAGACCCGCGATCTGAATCTGAACGCCAAGAGCCGCAATTCGATGTTGCTAGTGACGCATCCGCGGACTTTGGCGCAGCATCTTTGATCGCTTTAAACACCTTGACATCAACGGCAAAAAAACCTGGCCTAGACGCGCTTATCGACGTTATCGCACAAGTTCAGATTGAATCCTTAGTCTCTGGAGACGCAGCACTCGCCGCCATGCCTGGTACGCGCCGTGTGGGCAGCAAAGCATTTGGTGTCGAAGGCCTGAACAGCCTTAACGGTTTGTGGGAAATGCCCTTGCCCGGCCAGCGCTACAGCGCCTTGCAATGCGGCGTGCAAATGGCTAACCGTATGGGTGCACTAAACCAGATTGAATACTCAGAATTTGTGATTAAAACCCAAGCTTTTGCCGACGCAGTAGGCGGCGAGCCTGAGTTCCCAGAAATGATGGACGAAGTCGCCAGGGCCAGAGAGTTAGACCAATTCGCCAGTGCCCATGATGCGCAACTGAGTTTTACATTACGGGCTAAAAGTACGGCTTGGAGTTTGGGCTACGTACAGCAAAGTGCGGCCCGTTTAGGCTTTATCGCCGGATCCATTCCCGGCCGCATGGTGTTGCCAAGTAGTCAAGTTGGCGCACCCTTGTTAGGTCTGGTCTTTGATACCCAAGCCGCATTAGCTGAAGACCCCGAGCAAACCGCGCTGCGTGAAATCACCTTGTCGCTAGACGTGCCGCAAGTACCGCGGGAAGAGCAGCCTTTCCCCCGCATGCGCGAAGCTGCCAGTGCATTGGCACAAAGCATGGAAGGCGTCGTCATTGATGACAATGGCAACCCGATTAACCCACAAGCAATGGACCAAATTGGCAGCGAGCTCGAGCAGCTTTATGACATGCTTGACCAGCGCGAGTTGTCCGCTGGCTCAGCGCTAGGTCGGCGTCTTTTTTCCTGA
- the def gene encoding peptide deformylase — MTVREILKMGDARLLRVAQAVSPDQFDSDALHLLVADMFETMRAVNGAGLAAPQIGVDLQLVIFGTDQPNPRYPDSPLVPRTVLLNPVITPLATDEVDGWEGCLSVPGLRGLVPRFSSIRYTGFDLYGDPIDRTVDGFHARVVQHECDHLIGMLYPMRIRDFSQFGFTEILFPDLKDAEDD, encoded by the coding sequence ATGACGGTTAGAGAAATTCTCAAGATGGGTGATGCCCGTTTACTGCGTGTGGCTCAAGCAGTAAGCCCGGATCAGTTCGACAGCGATGCACTGCATTTGTTGGTCGCCGATATGTTTGAGACCATGCGCGCAGTCAACGGTGCCGGCCTAGCCGCACCGCAAATTGGCGTCGATTTACAACTGGTTATTTTTGGCACTGATCAACCCAATCCGCGCTACCCCGACTCGCCGTTAGTACCACGCACTGTCTTACTCAACCCTGTCATTACGCCACTGGCTACTGATGAAGTTGACGGCTGGGAAGGCTGTTTATCCGTGCCCGGTTTGCGCGGCTTGGTGCCGCGTTTTTCAAGTATTCGCTATACCGGTTTTGATCTTTACGGTGACCCTATAGACCGCACGGTTGACGGCTTTCATGCGCGTGTTGTGCAACACGAATGCGATCACCTGATTGGCATGCTTTACCCCATGCGAATTCGCGACTTCTCGCAGTTTGGTTTTACTGAGATTTTGTTCCCTGATTTAAAAGACGCTGAGGACGATTAA
- a CDS encoding inositol phosphate phosphatase SopB — MPEINVTRFHVLPRSVVDEVGKTKNKSDKPLLPLTQRPTGEIGSPKSHSAKAIMVKVAKPSDINAADNPLAAKKEKIEAQIQSLQDSGNRTLGAEFKHILSGITRAHDLVNDDTYLTNEEQIGLLKSKVAELERKISDLKQTADINFQVPDEQSKETQGIKNELIAWATDTIAKLNANIQYLNTNQSSSVYTKENLFKSKAIISEAAIQVLDAQIKIQEQKASTVLESCKGGENASKLPQNVADELKTIFSGIEKLKEAKEKFKKRIDYLNNGGGVNSANLKSIVLNPKTILGAEKSIGKWDKFKDFLHDKSSYFSNTKTSAALAQYRKNLLEGTSFNCATPEITEQTIVTKALESIFKSAGIKNGKKIVKHELHAKEVSVINSREAMTITKSLSLKFGDKFVSCTSTISHAANLSEGFKKKYNGQVVCSHSIHEHQKAAALAQTQIKIPNAEGIEEVAFSGLRHGALCAFGWTKEGVAGMTDKELGGELRSLAGQMKQSSKQGGIGFKLSEKYAKCSDEVIGKKLRSDIFAMSMLRKQANINRARDLLEAAITTNPKLMAQINKIKQSPSSSESKSGQIQLPTKINLGELNINSISLLTPDGLRSGVNDNEKMMSKEQTEALKFLEQNPGQIFLIDGVEVSVSPKVSAFSFAVNAGGVGTGSHLNLVSGHADTRAQNDEGFTNLMGKDFSKIPRDSQKDNFNFLGQVGYFIKAQNTEITRLRNLLDSTDFQKKPSEDERNKVINDLVKIAQDISAVKKLSLQCAEIYTSKGFLDAGTEPYKLVSRLALLSYMVSGQPFFNCKSGKDRTGMLDVQAKFLAVQYKTTGEIPDYDRERSTSEKTQLRAMMAEGGNHEVQQAYTGYPGFKLYLNLLQKNKKADALHAELGGGPALTRSQKLAVENRATADIRKKNPLATQAHIRTAVAAALRNELLAVKNRTAILVGASAFTAS; from the coding sequence ATGCCTGAAATCAATGTAACGCGTTTTCACGTACTTCCAAGATCAGTTGTCGATGAAGTTGGAAAAACAAAAAATAAAAGCGACAAGCCGCTCTTGCCACTAACGCAGAGACCTACGGGAGAGATTGGATCTCCAAAAAGTCATTCTGCAAAAGCAATAATGGTTAAGGTTGCTAAGCCTTCTGACATCAACGCAGCTGATAACCCCCTAGCGGCTAAAAAAGAAAAAATTGAGGCGCAAATTCAGTCGCTACAAGATAGCGGTAACCGTACGTTAGGGGCTGAGTTTAAACATATCTTGTCGGGAATTACGCGGGCTCACGACTTAGTTAATGACGATACATACCTGACCAATGAGGAACAAATCGGACTATTAAAAAGCAAGGTTGCTGAGCTTGAACGAAAAATTTCTGACCTCAAGCAAACTGCTGACATAAATTTCCAAGTACCAGATGAGCAATCGAAAGAAACTCAGGGTATCAAAAACGAATTAATAGCCTGGGCAACTGACACTATTGCTAAGCTCAATGCAAATATTCAATATCTCAATACTAATCAAAGTTCTAGCGTTTATACAAAAGAAAATCTTTTTAAAAGTAAGGCAATTATTTCTGAGGCAGCAATACAAGTCTTAGACGCACAAATAAAAATACAAGAACAGAAAGCCAGTACTGTTTTAGAAAGTTGTAAAGGTGGGGAAAATGCAAGCAAGCTACCTCAAAATGTCGCTGATGAACTGAAAACTATCTTCTCTGGAATAGAAAAACTTAAAGAAGCTAAAGAAAAATTCAAAAAACGAATTGATTATTTAAATAATGGTGGAGGCGTCAATTCAGCCAACTTAAAATCTATTGTCCTCAATCCAAAAACTATTTTGGGTGCGGAAAAAAGTATTGGTAAATGGGATAAATTTAAAGATTTTCTTCATGATAAATCTAGTTATTTTTCTAATACAAAAACATCGGCGGCTTTAGCTCAATATAGAAAAAATCTGCTTGAAGGTACAAGTTTTAACTGCGCAACACCTGAAATAACCGAGCAAACAATAGTCACCAAAGCCCTTGAATCTATTTTTAAATCGGCTGGCATTAAAAACGGGAAAAAGATAGTCAAACACGAGCTCCATGCCAAGGAAGTAAGCGTTATTAATAGCCGAGAAGCAATGACCATAACCAAGAGTCTGTCACTGAAATTCGGTGATAAGTTTGTAAGCTGCACCAGCACTATTTCACACGCAGCCAATCTTTCCGAAGGCTTTAAAAAGAAATATAACGGTCAGGTTGTTTGTTCACATTCAATCCACGAACATCAAAAAGCTGCTGCTCTGGCTCAAACTCAAATAAAGATTCCTAATGCAGAAGGTATAGAAGAAGTTGCATTTTCTGGACTAAGGCACGGCGCACTTTGTGCATTCGGATGGACGAAAGAGGGTGTCGCTGGAATGACGGATAAAGAGCTAGGTGGAGAGCTCAGATCATTAGCCGGACAAATGAAACAATCATCAAAGCAAGGGGGAATTGGTTTTAAGTTGTCAGAAAAATATGCAAAATGCTCGGATGAAGTGATTGGTAAAAAACTTCGTAGCGATATCTTTGCAATGTCAATGCTGAGGAAACAAGCCAATATTAATCGCGCGCGTGACCTCCTTGAAGCGGCGATTACTACAAATCCAAAATTAATGGCTCAAATAAATAAGATTAAACAGAGTCCAAGCTCGAGCGAAAGTAAGTCTGGCCAGATACAGTTACCGACAAAGATAAATCTCGGTGAATTAAATATTAATTCAATCTCGTTGCTCACACCTGACGGCCTAAGAAGCGGCGTTAACGACAACGAAAAAATGATGTCAAAAGAGCAGACTGAAGCACTTAAATTTCTAGAACAAAATCCAGGTCAAATATTTTTAATCGATGGCGTCGAAGTTAGCGTGAGCCCCAAGGTTTCCGCATTTAGTTTTGCTGTTAATGCAGGCGGTGTGGGTACAGGTTCACATCTAAATTTAGTATCAGGTCATGCAGATACCAGGGCTCAAAATGACGAAGGCTTTACTAATTTAATGGGTAAAGATTTCTCTAAAATTCCACGCGATAGTCAAAAAGATAATTTTAACTTTTTAGGTCAAGTTGGATACTTTATCAAGGCTCAGAATACTGAAATAACAAGACTTAGAAATTTACTCGATTCCACGGATTTTCAAAAGAAACCTTCCGAGGATGAAAGAAATAAAGTAATAAATGATCTTGTAAAAATAGCACAAGACATATCGGCGGTAAAAAAACTTTCTTTGCAATGTGCCGAAATCTACACCTCAAAAGGATTTCTTGATGCGGGAACTGAGCCGTATAAATTAGTCTCACGCCTTGCGCTACTTAGTTATATGGTCAGCGGTCAGCCATTTTTTAATTGCAAAAGCGGTAAGGACAGAACTGGCATGCTAGATGTTCAAGCCAAGTTTTTAGCTGTGCAATATAAGACTACTGGCGAGATACCTGATTACGATAGAGAGCGTTCCACTTCAGAAAAAACCCAGTTAAGAGCCATGATGGCTGAAGGTGGGAACCATGAGGTGCAACAAGCTTATACCGGCTATCCTGGATTTAAACTTTATCTGAACTTATTGCAGAAAAATAAAAAAGCAGATGCCTTACACGCTGAATTAGGTGGCGGGCCTGCGCTGACAAGAAGTCAAAAATTAGCCGTAGAAAACAGAGCAACAGCAGACATTCGGAAAAAAAATCCTCTTGCTACTCAAGCCCATATACGAACAGCAGTTGCAGCTGCACTCAGAAATGAGCTCTTAGCCGTGAAAAATAGGACTGCAATATTAGTCGGTGCATCCGCTTTTACGGCTTCCTAA
- a CDS encoding CesT family type III secretion system chaperone, which yields MDKFHTAEILIHDFSTRHGIEVSFSENGIFGILLDEKVHITLRFEPEYGALLLHAPVGRMPASDSPGYCEFLTDILTANYLWKGGDGLTLSLALDVLYAQKLLIISNLAVNDLDNHLFSAAKTVLTWRDKLMPDDTLDVAPPSEWKGVINYG from the coding sequence ATGGACAAATTCCATACCGCTGAAATATTGATTCATGACTTTTCTACTCGACATGGTATTGAAGTTTCATTTTCAGAAAATGGTATTTTCGGAATTTTATTAGACGAAAAAGTTCATATCACTTTGCGTTTTGAGCCTGAATATGGCGCTTTGCTACTGCATGCACCGGTTGGCCGAATGCCGGCAAGTGACTCGCCTGGTTACTGTGAATTTTTGACCGACATACTGACTGCTAATTACTTGTGGAAGGGGGGCGATGGCTTGACGCTGTCGCTTGCTCTGGATGTTTTGTATGCTCAGAAGTTATTAATCATTAGCAATTTGGCAGTCAATGATCTGGATAATCATTTGTTTAGTGCAGCCAAGACTGTGCTGACTTGGCGGGATAAGTTAATGCCTGACGATACGCTTGATGTGGCTCCGCCCTCTGAGTGGAAAGGCGTGATTAATTACGGTTGA